A single Trypanosoma brucei gambiense DAL972 chromosome 9, complete sequence DNA region contains:
- a CDS encoding T. brucei spp.-specific protein, producing MDGIPHMATSEYTPTPNTKCTNSSYHQRKILIWAGNDQPDMGCTGQSASPTSQKAYGGGKTLSICYYPNMLTKAMTSHRATHSLSRPPCLG from the coding sequence ATGGACGGCATACCCCACATGGCAACAAGTGAATATACACCAACGCCAAATACCAAATGCACAAACTCAAGTTAtcatcaaagaaaaatattaaTATGGGCGGGAAATGACCAGCCTGACATGGGTTGCACTGGCCAGAGCGCCTCACCAACCAGCCAAAAGGCATATGGCGGGGGCAAGACACTTTCTATCTGTTACTACCCGAATATGCTCACAAAAGCAATGACATCACACAGAGCcacacactctctctctcgcCCTCCTTGTCTCGGTTGA
- a CDS encoding acidocalcisomal exopolyphosphatase, putative has protein sequence MTAVVNEFLKRGVRALAARQDSVLVMGNEGGDMDTVIGSIFLAMYLEKRDVFGVGSYVPVLNFEKDDLPLRQDVVKLLSRHNVSTDSIYSVKQSGNGVDFLDLHQMKLPIVLYDHNKLSPEQVYLGERIVGVVDHHEDEQLYVDQTKCLRRICKTGSACTLVAELFNEAGLEVPCPELLLAPIVVDTVNFEPSQKRVTERDILASRLLVGRDDCGDYLTGMFKELMAWKNDIHCLTVPQHLRRDYKNFEFPFISAENKILRVGISSISCRSDELLSVHGVSSVSSNCIEFIKQRSIDMLLLTFAGERTPGSYCRQLGVVAKDEGLAALQAYCKKSPSGLDFTLLEDVTVNEWAFSIYELSDPSVSRKKLVPSLTSFLSVWNNL, from the coding sequence ATGACGGCAGTGGTGAATGAGTTCCTTAAGCGCGGTGTACGAGCGTTAGCAGCTCGCCAGGATTCCGTTCTTGTGATGGGTAACGAAGGAGGTGACATGGACACCGTGATTGGCTCTATATTTCTGGCGATGTACCTGGAAAAGCGTGACGTATTTGGTGTTGGTAGTTACGTTCCTGTACTAAACTTCGAAAAGGATGACTTACCACTGCGACAAGATGTGGTTAAGTTACTGTCACGACACAACGTTTCTACAGACAGTATTTACTCAGTCAAGCAAAGTGGGAATGGTGTGGATTTCCTGGACCTACATCAAATGAAGCTTCCCATCGTTTTGTATGATCACAACAAGCTAAGTCCTGAGCAGGTTTATTTGGGAGAAAGGATCGTGGGTGTGGTCGACCATCACGAAGATGAGCAACTATACGTGGATCAGACCAAATGCCTCCGAAGGATTTGCAAGACGGGTTCGGCTTGCACCCTTGTTGCAGAACTTTTCAACGAGGCGGGGTTGGAGGTTCCGTGCCCTGAGCTCCTCTTAGCCCCAATTGTAGTAGATACTGTAAACTTTGAACCGTCGCAAAAGAGGGTAACTGAACGAGACATTTTGGCCTCCAGGCTGCTGGTTGGGCGGGACGATTGCGGCGACTACCTGACGGGCATGTTTAAAGAACTAATGGCGTGGAAAAATGATATCCACTGCCTCACTGTTCCTCAGCACCTACGGCGGGACTATAAAAACTTTGAATTTCCCTTTATTAGTGCTGAAAACAAGATATTGCGAGTTGGAATAAGCAGTATTTCGTGTCGTTCTGACGAATTACTATCCGTCCATGGTGTGAGTAGTGTGTCATCAAATTGCATTGAATTCATCAAACAGAGGTCAATCGACATGCTTCTCTTGACCTTCGCTGGTGAAAGAACTCCAGGGAGTTACTGTCGTCAGTTAGGTGTTGTTGCGAAGGATGAGGGACTCGCGGCTCTGCAAGCCTATTGTAAGAAATCACCCAGCGGGCTCGACTTTACTCTTCTGGAGGATGTAACAGTTAATGAGTGGGCCTTTTCAATTTACGAGCTGAGCGACCCTTCCGTGTCTCGGAAAAAGTTGGTTCCATCGCTGACTAGTTTTTTGTCAGTGTGGAACAATTTgtaa
- a CDS encoding pseudouridylate synthase, putative — protein sequence MLHAVRLLSCWRPAAIQHLPDVAPQAPVQEVEKSHARYRPLSLRARQTLSEKSDDLQYHVVTQEWFGERVDSFLTCHYPQWDYETIKRLVQQGHIYRYRKNGKKKFTRLTDRLEFDELLVVPTRAFWEKQLAPPSGVLEETDGPKFKLSATAREMAHNMVLFKNEHVIVINKPHGLPMMPTDDPQEMSIAAMLPAWKFTNVAKPVVCHNLDRETSGCVVLARTRNAHRMLGRMFVKRVVPNSVYWSFCVGKPTVNYGRVRMHFDITRGNKGDIIVARPSPTKTSKVAIAEFVVNASALEFGSFISFYPLTTRRHQERIMAAHALRCPVLGDAKYGGDAAFPSSLSLFWDPENKGLPLHLHHRKIQLPYKNTAGEFICVTAPLPTQMEKTFKKLGWPCEVDDPLIPG from the coding sequence ATGTTGCATGCCGTTCGTCTACTCTCATGTTGGCGTCCCGCTGCCATTCAACACTTGCCCGACGTTGCCCCCCAGGCACCGGTTCAGGAGGTCGAAAAGTCGCATGCTCGATATCGGCCGCTCTCTCTGAGGGCTAGACAGACTCTTTCGGAAAAATCTGATGACCTTCAGTATCACGTCGTGACTCAGGAATGGTTTGGGGAACGTGTTGACAGCTTTCTTACATGCCATTATCCCCAGTGGGACTACGAAACTATCAAAAGATTGGTGCAGCAGGGACACATATATAGGTATAGGAAGAacgggaaaaagaaatttactcGTCTCACAGACAGATTGGAGTTCGATGAACTGCTTGTCGTACCAACACGAGCCTTCTGGGAGAAGCAACTTGCTCCCCCCAGTGGTGTCCTAGAGGAGACTGACGGGCCGAAGTTTAAGTTGTCAGCTACTGCACGAGAAATGGCTCATAATATGGTGCTATTTAAAAACGAGCATGTTATAGTAATAAACAAGCCCCATGGTTTACCTATGATGCCGACAGACGACCCTCAGGAGATGAGTATAGCTGCGATGTTGCCAGCCTGGAAATTCACGAACGTTGCGAAGCCAGTTGTTTGTCATAACCTAGACAGGGAAACTAGTGGGTGCGTTGTGCTAGCTAGGACAAGAAATGCACATCGTATGCTGGGTCGAATGTTTGTGAAGCGGGTGGTACCCAATAGTGTGTACTGGAGTTTCTGCGTTGGTAAACCAACGGTTAATTATGGTAGGGTGCGTATGCACTTTGACATAACCAGGGGGAATAAAGGCGATATTATCGTTGCAAGGCCTTCGCCAACCAAGACGTCCAAAGTGGCTATCGCTGAGTTTGTTGTCAATGCAAGCGCCCTAGAGTTTGGTagctttatttccttttatccGCTAACAACCCGTCGCCACCAGGAACGAATTATGGCAGCACATGCCCTGCGCTGTCCGGTGTTGGGGGATGCTAAGTATGGAGGCGACGCGGCCTTTCCATCGTCGCTGTCGCTTTTTTGGGATCCTGAAAACAAGGGTTTGCCACTTCATCTACATCATCGCAAAATTCAATTACCCTACAAAAATACGGCGGGGGAGTTTATTTGTGTCACTGCCCCTCTTCCCACCCAAATGGAGAAgacatttaaaaaacttGGATGGCCATGTGAAGTGGACGACCCGCTGATACCGGGCTGA
- a CDS encoding N-acetyltransferase, putative yields MNRAARIIPPHRYRTADGEQFTIRHIRNRTAYNSEWVEVRERLVSGASLLPQVLDVASDSSLSVIFIAVGSEESAETGIMGYVVVNMSFIASKTVSVAWISVLNRFRGRHVGRSLLHHVDSFCRANMINHIEAMRTDGLTNLFKKCGFRLSASPVIFKSKAQRKDVQLPSQPQVPYCITSGAVTLRCTTAEDRKGWSLCILEACSYLSGCTELVVNAFSADFRVSAVNSETKRIIGIVSIDSTGWIPLIACLQEYRGQGLGSFMMFIAMEWLRRQGGSEVTLSPLNASVVNFYKRWSFVVDKKSAGKRKRCDDGIPILVRRLSEGERFLPDGYELEDFVHFASSKQNDTLRVAGSG; encoded by the coding sequence ATGAACCGAGCGGCTCGCATTATTCCCCCACACCGGTACCGCACCGCAGACGGCGAGCAGTTTACGATCAGACATATCAGGAACCGCACCGCATATAACAGCGAGTGGGTAGAGGTCCGTGAGCGGCTTGTGAGTGGCGCCTCACTGTTACCACAAGTTTTGGATGTAGCGAGCGATTCGTCGTTGTCAGTAATTTTTATTGCTGTTGGAAGTGAGGAATCTGCGGAGACCGGGATCATGGGCTATGTTGTTGTAAATATGAGCTTCATAGCATCAAAAACCGTCTCAGTTGCATGGATATCCGTTTTGAATCGCTTCCGTGGGAGACACGTGGGCCGTTCTCTGTTGCACCATGTAGATAGCTTCTGTCGGGCAAACATGATAAATCACATAGAGGCTATGCGGACGGATGGTTTGACGAATCTGTTTAAAAAGTGTGGATTTCGTTTGTCAGCTTCTCCTGTCATATTCAAATCAAAGGCACAACGAAAAGACGTTCAGTTACCCAGCCAACCGCAAGTCCCCTATTGTATCACCAGCGGTGCCGTAACCCTCCGTTGTACAACTGCGGAAGACAGAAAAGGGTGGTCTTTATGTATTTTGGAAGCGTGCAGCTACCTATCCGGCTGTACTGAACTAGTTGTAAATGCCTTTTCGGCCGATTTTCGTGTTTCTGCAGTGAACAGCGAAACTAAACGCATAATAGGGATTGTATCAATTGACTCCACTGGATGGATCCCGCTCATTGCATGCCTCCAAGAGTATCGTGGCCAAGGTCTGGGCTCATTTATGATGTTTATTGCTATGGAATGGCTCAGGCGGCAAGGTGGCAGCGAGGTCACCTTGAGCCCATTAAATGCAAGCGTTGTCAACTTCTACAAGCGTTGGTCCTTTGTCGTGGACAAGAAGTCTGCAGGGAAGAGAAAGCGTTGCGACGATGGGATCCCTATCCTTGTAAGGAGGCTTAGCGAGGGCGAACGCTTTCTGCCGGATGGGTATGAACTGGAAGATTTCGTTCATTTCGCTTCATCAAAGCAGAATGATACCCTCAGGGTGGCTGGGAGCGGCTGA
- a CDS encoding thioredoxin, translating into MSVVDVYSVEQFRNIMSEDILTVAWFTAVWCGPCKTIERPMEKIAYEFPTVKFAKVDADNNSEIVSKCRVLQLPTFIIARSGKMLGHVIGANPGMLRQKLRDIIKDN; encoded by the coding sequence ATGTCGGTAGTGGATGTTTATAGCGTGGAACAGTTCAGAAACATAATGAGCGAAGACATTCTCACAGTGGCTTGGTTTACTGCCGTGTGGTGCGGTCCATGCAAAACTATCGAGAGACCTATGGAGAAGATTGCGTACGAATTTCCAACGGTGAAGTTTGCCAAAGTGGATGCCGACAACAATTCTGAAATAGTGTCCAAGTGCAGGGTGTTACAGCTCCCTACCTTCATTATCGCGCGGAGCGGAAAAATGCTTGGACATGTGATTGGAGCTAACCCTGGAATGCTGAGACAAAAATTAAGAGATATCATCAAAGACAACTAA
- a CDS encoding endo-beta-N-acetylglucosaminidase, putative, translating into MATSLVQLYCYDLSGGMAESMSLMLIGRHLEAIWHTGIVVYGKEYYFDGGVGIVHSSPGGSHFGTPKRVETLGTTTKGEGEFLEWVKQRRLDTFGPTHYNLLNRNCNHFTQAAAQFLVERDIPSEIRDMIPTVLDTPLGRMLKPMLEMATRGLEASAKTSQLSTSPRKKVSNTTETPTVSDSSTSLDVATGLNSEKSHLSVEEHEEVMLVRAMLQSNELLSSGTREGFNTTMGALILLRMVITNILRNPTQLKYRTLSTQDKEYKSKIAPLEEFGAADILRLCGFRLLQHPTLNQAVWFLSDADGSEDVLAIMVTHITELIELVESEYQSEFCAVEGDPNIGTFHKEKYPVPPLTSNASDPGDRAMEVIMHDAVKPISSLEDLMNWSPTSPGAITPAAPCRRRVQASVEDGPRLLICHDMKGGYLPTDYEHFAVCNRLMKGASALVPSVVNCSYTVSYWHHVDYFVYFSHNFVTVPPKEWISYAHREGVPALGTFITEGESLTLRKILHDAQSSASTIRKLVDLCDAHNFDGYLMNIETNLDETLAKRLITFVAMLKKSLNKSRPPNSGERFVFWYDAVTVEGIVSYQNGLTSKNKPFFDVCNGLFTNYGWRPYSLPLSTAIAGQRNRDVFVGVDIFGRGVYGGGGYDSHKAADCASGAKLSIAIFAPGWTSECVGNGCREIFHRNDAHMWSKMQDIWTTKYLELDTLPVWTCFLDEVGTQFFVNGAPVLGCVSNQNSLGSGVKCSNDDTDLFFPEWCQISQTHIKPCYKLVRGGAEGDPWCVLPFEVVGKDGCHTNKDGQTVPLDWSTKQVWMGNRSMSFAAPPNATVPLMRWKVRLEVGAADGEKTSDALAFLDIAWLCNAVDAQAHSVRCVCVEGVNGSSTTRVVFDEQLASPERIIVVATVGNWQIVRYVIPDNVTWTHVTCLSILNPSENESLVCTVGGVALTEPTYDNSTSVLLLGDAQILPSTSYTVDKTSDPTTCVVTLDVPNELRKKSNKVILFAKIGFPGGKLLSAYLGTHEISKQILLPLNIPSDAFVYEMFFYGSASGN; encoded by the coding sequence ATGGCCACATCTCTTGTGCAGTTGTATTGCTACGACCTCAGCGGAGGGATGGCGGAGTCCATGAGCCTCATGTTGATAGGGCGCCATTTGGAAGCAATATGGCACACTGGAATTGTTGTGTATGGAAAGGAGTACTATTTTGACGGCGGGGTTGGCATTGTTCACTCCTCACCCGGTGGATCTCACTTTGGCACGCCAAAACGGGTAGAAACACTCGGTACAACAACGAAAGGCGAAGGCGAGTTTCTTGAATGGGTTAAGCAGCGAAGGCTTGATACATTTGGCCCAACACACTACAATCTCCTTAACCGAAATTGTAACCACTTCACGCAAGCGGCAGCGCAGTTTCTCGTAGAGCGTGACATTCCTAGTGAAATCCGCGATATGATTCCCACTGTGCTGGATACTCCCCTTGGCCGCATGCTTAAACCCATGCTGGAAATGGCCACCAGAGGCTTGGAAGCATCCGCAAAGACATCACAACTTTCTACTTCACCGCGGAAGAAAGTATCAAACACCACTGAAACGCCCACTGTGAGTGATTCCTCTACCTCCCTCGACGTTGCAACTGGCCTGAACTCGGAGAAATCTCATCTCTCAGTGGAGGAGCATGAAGAAGTAATGCTTGTCCGTGCGATGCTGCAGAGTAATGAATTGCTCTCGTCAGGGACGCGGGAAGGCTTTAACACGACGATGGGAGCACTTATCCTGCTTCGGATGGTCATAACAAATATCCTGAGGAATCCAACTCAACTCAAGTACAGGACGCTTTCTACTCAAGATAAGGAGTATAAGTCGAAAATAGCACCTCTGGAAGAGTTTGGTGCAGCCGATATACTGCGTCTCTGTGGGTTCCGTCTGTTGCAGCACCCGACGTTGAATCAAGCTGTGTGGTTCCTGAGTGATGCGGACGGCAGTGAAGATGTTCTGGCCATAATGGTGACCCACATCACCGAGTTGATTGAGTTGGTGGAAAGTGAGTATCAATCAGAGTTTTGCGCAGTAGAGGGAGATCCAAATATAGGGACTTTccataaagaaaaataccCAGTTCCCCCCCTTACGTCAAACGCGAGTGATCCAGGAGACAGGGCAATGGAGGTCATAATGCACGACGCTGTGAAACCTATCTCTTCGCTTGAAGACTTGATGAATTGGTCCCCTACATCACCTGGAGCAATTACCCCAGCAGCGCCGTGTCGCCGCCGCGTGCAGGCCAGTGTGGAAGATGGTCCGAGGCTTTTAATTTGCCATGACATGAAGGGTGGCTATCTTCCAACTGACTACGAGCACTTCGCTGTCTGTAATAGACTGATGAAGGGTGCATCAGCTCTCGTCCCGTCGGTGGTGAATTGTAGCTATACGGTAAGTTACTGGCATCATGTGGACTACTTTGTTTACTTCTCGCACAACTTCGTTACGGTTCCCCCAAAGGAGTGGATCAGCTACGCCCACCGCGAGGGGGTTCCAGCCCTTGGAACGTTTATTACCGAAGGCGAAAGCTTAACTCTTCGCAAGATTCTACATGATGCCCAAAGTTCGGCGTCCACCATTAGGAAGTTGGTGGATTTATGTGATGCACACAACTTTGATGGATACCTTATGAATATCGAAACAAATTTAGATGAAACCCTTGCAAAGCGCTTGATAACGTTCGTGGCTATGTTAAAGAAATCCCTCAACAAATCGCGACCGCCTAACTCTGGGGAGCGCTTTGTATTCTGGTACGATGCTGTCACTGTGGAGGGAATTGTTTCGTATCAGAACGGTCTAACGTCCAAGAATAAGCCCTTTTTTGATGTCTGCAACGGCTTGTTCACAAACTATGGCTGGAGACCGTACAGTCTCCCTTTATCCACTGCGATTGCGGGGCAAAGAAATCGCGATgtgtttgttggtgttgacaTATTTGGCCGTGGTGTCTACGGAGGCGGAGGATACGATAGCCATAAAGCTGCAGACTGTGCATCTGGTGCAAAGCTTTCCATTGCCATTTTCGCGCCTGGTTGGACTTCTGAATGCGTAGGAAATGGCTGTCGCGAAATTTTTCACCGTAACGACGCGCACATGTGGAGTAAAATGCAGGATATATGGACTACCAAGTATCTTGAGTTGGACACTTTGCCGGTATGGACGTGCTTCCTTGACGAAGTTGGAACACAATTCTTCGTGAATGGAGCTCCTGTTTTGGGTTGCGTTTCCAATCAAAATAGCCTTGGAAGCGGTGTAAAGTGCAGTAATGATGACACtgatctttttttccctgaGTGGTGCCAAATTTCGCAGACACACATAAAGCCTTGTTACAAGCTGGTGCGCGGTGGGGCGGAGGGGGATCCATGGTGTGTGCTGCCGTTCGAAGTGGTGGGTAAAGATGGGTGCCACACCAATAAAGATGGACAGACTGTGCCCCTCGATTGGTCGACAAAACAGGTGTGGATGGGTAACCGTAGCATGAGCTTCGCCGCTCCGCCAAACGCTACCGTTCCACTTATGCGATGGAAGGTACGTCTTGAAGTCGGAGCAGCTGACGGTGAGAAGACGTCCGACGCGCTGGCATTCCTTGACATTGCCTGGTTGTGTAACGCCGTAGATGCGCAAGCGCACTCCGTGCGCTGCGTGTGTGTCGAGGGTGTAAATGGCTCTTCCACGACACGGGTCGTGTTTGACGAGCAGCTTGCATCCCCAGAGAGAATAATTGTCGTAGCAACTGTGGGAAATTGGCAGATTGTTCGTTACGTAATTCCGGACAACGTTACATGGACGCACGTCACTTGTTTGTCGATACTAAACCCCTCTGAGAATGAATCACTTGTTTGCACTGTGGGTGGCGTTGCCCTGACTGAGCCGACATACGATAATTCCACCAGTGTGTTGCTTTTGGGGGATGCACAAATCTTGCCCTCAACTTCGTATACGGTGGACAAAACATCAGACCCAACCACATGCGTAGTCACACTTGACGTGCCGAATGAACtgagaaaaaaatcaaacaaGGTCATTCTGTTCGCGAAAATTGGGTTTCCGGGTGGAAAACTTCTGAGTGCGTACTTAGGAACGCATGAGATATCGAAGCAAATTCTGTTACCGTTGAATATACCGTCTGATGCTTTTGTTTACGAAATGTTCTTCTATGGATCAGCTTCTGGAAACTAA
- a CDS encoding cyclophilin type peptidyl-prolyl cis-trans isomerase, putative, whose amino-acid sequence MAIAGDSLNKRRNYTVCGLVSNPLFQKCAEVAQYVAEEYSDEFYVDIFREMPCEFYSRREQLLNSKKIEDGGMEVIVLVGADGHTGPANGEGEAMSGDDFLNMMQKATCFRVLNIPPERPDSYENMAHLSWKNYLRERGNTYCWMEISIGEMVHGRVTFELYSRVVPHTCSNFWHLCKGDLSRDADEGEEQVPILSYKNSTFFRTLHGAWVMGGDISGGSGRGGYSIYGRYFPNESYAIPPR is encoded by the coding sequence ATGGCAATCGCCGGGGACTCGTTAAATAAGAGGCGCAACTACACCGTCTGCGGTCTTGTTAGCAACCCGTTGTTCCAGAAGTGCGCGGAGGTCGCTCAGTATGTGGCAGAAGAGTACAGTGATGAATTTTATGTAGATATATTCCGTGAGATGCCTTGCGAGTTCTACAGTCGTAGAGAGCAGCTGTTAAACAGTAAGAAGATAGAGGACGGTGGAATGGAGGTCATCGTCCTTGTGGGCGCCGATGGGCACACCGGCCCCGCCAACGGAGAGGGCGAGGCAATGTCCGGGGATGACTTCCTGAACATGATGCAGAAGGCAACTTGCTTTCGAGTTCTTAACATCCCACCCGAGAGACCTGACTCTTACGAAAATATGGCGCATCTTTCGTGGAAGAATTACCTTCGGGAGCGGGGGAACACTTACTGCTGGATGGAAATAAGCATTGGTGAGATGGTCCACGGGCGCGTTACGTTTGAACTTTACTCGCGCGTAGTGCCCCACACCTGCAGCAACTTCTGGCACCTCTGTAAGGGCGACCTGAGTCGGGATGCGGACGAGGGAGAAGAGCAGGTGCCAATACTAAGCTACAAAAATTCAACCTTCTTCCGCACTTTGCATGGAGCGTGGGTGATGGGCGGTGACATCAGTGGAGGGAGTGGCCGGGGTGGATATTCCATTTACGGTCGTTACTTCCCGAATGAGTCTTATGCCATTCCCCCACGATAG
- a CDS encoding Sm-like protein, with amino-acid sequence MASVNMEDCIQKPAVCVTVFGESHEGLLQGIDNNFNTVLKQSVGNKENELTFVRGESVVYVGFSDIAESTVPEGNAGCGSVASTTS; translated from the coding sequence ATGGCTTCGGTGAATATGGAGGACTGTATACAGAAGCCTGCGGTGTGTGTCACCGTGTTTGGCGAGTCGCATGAAGGGTTGTTACAGGGGATAGACAACAATTTCAACACCGTGTTAAAGCAATCCGTAGGAAACAAGGAAAATGAGCTGACCTTTGTGCGAGGCGAGTCTGTTGTGTACGTTGGTTTCAGCGATATAGCTGAGAGTACGGTGCCGGAAGGAAATGCTGGGTGTGGTAGTGTGGCTTCCACCACTTCTTAG